The window AGCACGGTGGAGGACCCGATCGAAATGATCGAGCCCAGCTTCAACCAGACCCAGGTACAGCCGCAGCTCGACTTCAACTTTGCCGAAGGCCTGCGCGCCCTGATGCGGCAGGACCCCGACATCATCATGGTGGGCGAAATCCGCGACCTGGAGACCGCCGAGATGGCCATCCAAGCCGCGCTGACGGGCCACCTGGTGTTCTCGACCCTGCACACAAACGATGCACCCAGCGCCATCACCCGCATGATGGAGCTGGGCGTGCCCTCGTACCTCCTCAACGCGACCTTGCTGGGCGTGCTCGCACAGCGGCTGGTGCGTACGCTGTGCAAGCAGTGCAAGCAGAAGGACGAGACTGCGAGCCGCGATGCCCTGGCCGAGGTGGTCAAGCCCTGGAAGATCAATGGCAGTTATCACCCCTACAAGCCGGTCGGTTGCGTGGATTGCCGGATGGGAGGCTTTCGAGGCCGCATGGGGCTGTATGAACTGCTCACCGTCAGCGAGGCGCTGAAGGACAAGATCACACAGGCGCCTTCCATTGATGTGCTGCGCCGCCAGGCCGTGCAAGATGGCATGCGCCCCCTGCGCCTCGCAGGCGCGCTGCGAGTGGCCGAAGGCCTGACGACGATGGACGAGGTGATAGCGGCGACACCGCCGCTGGAGTGAGCGCAGCAGCGGGCGGGGTTGCGATGGTTGCAACCTGCTTTTTTCGTCCCTTTTTTGTTTCTGAGACGGTCTTCTGGGTGGCGTGCACCGCAGCCAGGCGGGGCAGGGCGTTACCGGATGTAGGTGGAATCCACATCGCGCTGCCCCCGCCTAGCCAGCACAATCGCGCAGTCGAGAATTCCGTCAAGGAGACAATTCGTGAAAATCAAGAGTAACAAAGACTTTGCGTCCGGGCTCATGTTCATGGGCGTCGGTATCGCATTTGCGTGGGGTGCCACCACCTACAACGTGGGGTCGGGTGCGCGCATGGGGCCCGGCTACTTCCCGCTGTTGCTGGGGATCTTGCTCGCCGTCATCGGCAGTGTGATCACCTTCAAGGCAATGACCGTGGAAACGGCCGATGGCGACAAGATCGGCAAATGGGCCTGGAAGCCCCTGTTCTTCATCCTCGCCGCCAACTTCGCCTTCGGCATTCTGCTGGGCGGCCTGCCAAGCCTGGGTATCCCGGCGATGGGGCTCATCGTGGGCATCTACGCGCTGACCTTCATCTCCAGCTTGGCTGGCAATGAGTTCAATGCCAAGGCTGTATTCGTACTGGCCACCGTACTTGCCGCCGGCAGCTACGTGGCCTTCGTGTGGGCGCTCAAGCTGCAGTTCCCTGTGTGGCCGAGTTTCATCGCAGGTTAAGCAGGAGCACCAACCATGGATCTTATTAACAACTTGTCGTTGGGTTTTGGTGTTGCTTTCACCTTCCAGAACCTGATTTACTGCTTTGTGGGCTGCTTGCTCGGCACGCTGATTGGCGTGCTGCCCGGCATCGGCCCGGTGGCGACCATCGCCATGCTGCTGCCCGCCACGTACGCGCTGCCCCCTGTGGCTGCGCTGATCATGCTGGCCGGTATCTATTACGGCGCCCAGTACGGTGGCTCGACCACCGCCATTCTGGTGAACCTGCCGGGCGAGTCCTCGTCGGTGGTGACCGTGATTGACGGCTACCAGATGGCGCGCAAGGGGCGAGCGGGGCCTGCGCTGGCGGCTGCCGGCCTGGGGTCGTTCTTCGCCGGTTGCGTGGGTACGCTGATCCTGGCGGCCTTTGCACCTCCCTTGACCGAAGTGGCCTTCAAGTTCGGCCCCGCTGAATACTTCTCGCTGATGGTGCTGGGCCTGATCGGTGCCGTGGTGCTGGCCTCGGGTTCGCTGCTCAAGGCGGTGGCCATGATCGTGCTGGGCCTGCTGATGGGCTTGGTGGGTACGGACGTGAACTCGGGTGTGGCCCGCTTCAGCTTCGACATCCCCGAACTGACCGACGGCATTGGCTTCGTGACCATCGCCATGGGTGTGTTCGGCTACGGTGAAATCATTGCCAACCTGTCGCGCCCTGACGAAGACCGCGAGGTGTTCACTGCCAAGGTGCAGGGGCTGTTCCCCACCAAGGAAGACTTCAAGCGCATGATCCCTGCGGTGCTGCGCGGCACGGCCCTGGGTTCTGCCCTCGGCATCCTGCCCGGTGGCGGCGCACTGCTGGCAGCGTTCGCGGCCTACACGGTCGAGAAGAAGACCAAGCTGCAGCCTGGCGAAGTGCCTTTCGGCCAGGGCAACATCCGTGGCGTGGCGTCGCCTGAGTCGGCCAACAATGCCGGTTCGCAGACTTCGTTCATCCCGCTGCTGACTCTGGGCATTCCCCCCAACGCCGTGATGGCGCTGATGGTGGGTGCCATGACCATCCACAACATCCAGCCTGGTCCCCAGGTGATGACCAGCAACCCCGAACTGTTCTGGGGCCTGATCGCCTCGATGTGGATCGGCAATGCGATGCTGGTGATCCTGAACCTGCCGCTGATTGGCATCTGGATCAAGCTGCTCACGGTGCCTTACCGCTGGCTGTATCCGTCCATCGTGCTGTTCTGCGCGGTGGGTGTGTATTCCACCAACAACAACACCTTCGACATCTGGATGGTGGGTGCGTTCGGCCTGATTGGCTACATCTTCCACAAGCTGGGTACCGAACCTGCGCCTCTGCTGCTGGGCTTCATCCTGGGGCCGATGATGGAAGAAAACCTGCGCCGTGCGCTGCTGCTGTCGCGTGGCGACTGGAGTGTGTTCGTCACGCGTCCGCTGTCGGCAGGCCTGCTGGCGGCAGCGGCCCTGCTGCTCGTCATCGTGCTGCTGCCAGCCGTGAAGAGCAAGCGCGAAGAGGCGTTCGTGGAAGACTGATCGGCTCCGGCTGTTTTTCCACCCTGACCAACGGCACCTTCGGGTGCCGTTGTTTTTTGGGCAGTGGCGTCCACATGGCACTGCCGTCGCCAGTACACAATCGCGGGCAGAGGTCCGCATGTCCACACCCTTTCTCCCCACGCAGCACCCCCACCGGGTGATGCTGCACAACGAAATCCACGCCCGCCCTCCGGAGGCGATGAACGCCCCGCTGGCCATCGCCCACATCGTGATGTTGGCCGATGCCGCCGGACGCGAGGCCAGCCGGGCCCATGTGACCGCACTGCTGCGTGATCACCACATGGCGCTGCCCGATGCACAGACCACCCACTTGCGGATGGATTTGGGCGCTTTTCGCCTGCGCTGGGAGCTACACACCGAGTTCGTCACCTGGACCTTCATGGTCCCGACGCCCGTGGAGGCGTTTGGCGAGCGCGAACCCGCGAGCGCCGTGGATTCTGTGCCCCACGACTGGCTGGCGACCTTGCCCGGCCAGTGCCTTTGCAGCCTGAACCTGTGGGTGTTGCCCACGCACACCTTCGGCTCGGGCTCTCTGGTCAAGCATGTGCTGCACGAAGACACGCTGGTGGCGTCCACCGTGGCGGATGGGCATGGCGAGGTGTACACCGACTTTGCGATCCATGCGGACGGTTTCTCGCGCATGGTGTTGCTGGCGGGGGGCATGACGCCGAGGCGCCTGGGGCGCTTGGTACAGCGGCTGCTGGAGATCGAGACCTACCGCATGGCGGCTTTGCTGGGACTGCCCGCCGCCCGCGAGGCCGCCAGCGTACTGGCCTTTGCCGAGCGAGAACTGGCCGCCCTGGCCGAGGCCATCCGCACGGCCAACCGCGATGACGAGCCTGCCTTGCTCGACCGGCTGACGCGCCTGGCGGGGCAGGTGGAAAGCCAATATGCAGCCACGCATTCGCGCTTTTCGGCCAGCAGCGCCTACTTTGAATTGCTGGATCGGCGCATCCAGGACGTTGCCGAATCGCGCCTGGCGGGCATGCAGACCATCCGGGAGTTCATGGACCGGCGCCTGACCCCCGCGCGCAGCACCTGCGAATGGGCCACCCGGCGGCAGGATGCGCTGTCGCAACGCGTGTCGCGCATGAGCAACCTGTTGCGCACCCGGGTGGAGATCGAGCAGCAGCAAAGCAGCCAGGCGTTGCTGACGACCATGAACCACCGGCAGGACCTGCAGCTGCAAATGCAGTCCACGGTGGAAGGGCTGTCCGTGGCGGCCATCACCTATTACATCGTCGGGCTCGTCAGCTACCTGGCCAAGGGCGCGCAAAAGCTGGGGTGGCCGTTGTCCGCAGAGACCACGGCAGCCCTGGCGATTCCGGTGGTTGCGGCCGGGGTCTGGTGGTCATTGCGGCGTCTGCATCAGCGGGTGTTTCACAAACACCGCTGAGACTGTGCGTCCGGTGATTCGGCAGGCAGGACAGGAGCGGCTTCAGCCCGGCTGCCATCGCTGATGAAGGGGGCGCCCGCGCAGAGGTTCGATGGCCTCGACGGCCCTGTCGTGCCACACTTGGTTCGAGCCTTCCGGCGGTACCGGGTGGGCAGACACTACCGCGGGCGCCTCGCGCCCCTCTCTAGCGTGACCACTGAAAAAAAGAGCATTGCCTCCGGCCTTGTGCTGGCATTCCTGGGCTCCATCGCATTCAGCGGCAAGGCCATCATCGTCAAGCTCGCCTACCGCCATGGGGTGGACGCGGTCACGCTCATCATGTACCGCATGCTGTTTGCGCTGCCCATCTTTGCCGTGATGGCATGGTGGGCCAGCCGGGGCAAGCCACCGCTCACACGCAAGGACTGGCTGGGCGTGCTGGGCCTGGGCGTCACCGGGTACTACCTGGCGAGTTTTCTGGACTTTGCCGGGCTGGCCTACATCAGCGCCAGCCTGGAGCGCCTCATCCTGTACCTCAACCCCACGCTCGTCGTGCTGCTGGGCTGGCTGCTGTATGGGCGGGGCATCCGCTGGGCACAGGCCGCAGGCATGCTGGTGAGCTACAGCGGGGTGGTGCTGGTGTTCGGGCACGAGGCCAACCTGCAGGGCGCCAACGCCGCCTGGGGTACGTTGCTGGTGTTTCTGAGCGCAGTCAGCTATGCCATTTACCTGGTCTACAGCGGCGAGATGGTGCAGCGCCTCGGTTCGCTGCGGTTGGTGGGGCTGGCCACCACGGTGGCGTGCCTGTGCTGCCTGCTGCAGTTTGTGGTGCTGCGCCCGTTGAGTGCTGCGGTGGTGGCCCCGGAGGTGATCTGGTTGTCGGTGCTCAATGCGACCCTTTGCACGGCGGCGCCCGTGCTGATGGTGATGATGGCCATTGAGCGCATTGGCGCGGGCATGGCCGCACAGACGGGCATGGTGGGCCCGTTGTCCACCATCCTCATGGGTGTGTGGATTTTGGGCGAACCGTTCACGGTATGGGTGGCAGCGGGTACGGTGCTGGTGATGGCAGGCATTTTCATCTTCACCCGCATGGCGCGCAGGGCCTGAGCGTCGTCGCCCTCACCCGATAGCGGCACATGCCAAGCCGCGAGCCTCCATGCACCCAGGGGCCGTGTGCGTCAGCAGACGGGGGCAGACGCCTGGCGTGTTCTACGAGGTCTTTTTCCGGGGTGCTGCCTTGCGGGCTGGTGCCTCTGGCGGTGCTGCGGGAGACGGAGCCGCCGCCGCTGCGGGGGCAGCCTTGGGGCTCATGCGCTGGGCGACTGTCACGGGAGCCGTCCCGGTGAAGCCATCGAGGTTTTTGCCCATGGCCAGTTCCAACTGCTCCAGGCGTGCCTGTGCAGGGGGGTGCGTGGCCAGTGCCAACGTGAAGGCAGGGTTGTCCGGCGTGGCGGTGCGCAGGTGCTGCAGCACCGACACCAGTCCGTAGGGGTCAAACCCCGCGCGGGTGGCCAGGGCCACGCCCGTGCGGTCGGCATCGTACTCATCGGTCTGGTCCAGGCCACGCGCATACAGGTTGCGCCCCAGTGCCAAGAACTGCGAGGCCACCACGTTGCCCACGGCGCTGGTCTTGATCTGCGAGGCCACCAACTGCGTGAGCATGCCCGACTGCGCCGTCTTGCGAATGGCCAGCAGGTGGTGCTTGGCGGTGACATGGGTGATTTCGTGGGCCAGGATGCCCGCCAACTCGGCCTCGTCGGCGCAGCGGTCGATCAGACCCTTGGTCACGAACACATAACCACCTGGCGCCGCAAAGGCGTTGTAGCCCGGGTCGTCCAGCACCACAAAAGTCCATGGCAGGTTGGGGCGTGGTGACTGCAGGCTGATCCAGCGCCCAAGCTGGTTCACATACCGCTGCAGCGCCATGTCCGGGTGCAGCGGCTTGCTGCCCAGCAGCACGGCCGAGAGTTGGCGGCCTATCTCGATCTCGCGGGGCTCGTCAATGCTCTCGACCGAGCGGGTGAGCATGCTGATGAGGTCATCCCCCTGGCCTGCGGGAGCGCCCCCTCCGGTGATGGCGCCCAGCAGGCCGCCGCCCGTGTTGCTGGTGGTGCTGCCACCGCCTAGGGCGTTGAGCAGGTTCATGACCCCCTGGCTCTGCCCCTGGCTGGGCAGCAGGGTCAGGGCCAGAGCGGTGCAGGCCGTTGCAAACAGCCGGATGCGGGGGGGGGAATGGGGCAGGCGCATGGCAGCTCTCGCTCAGTTGGGGCTGAAATTGGGATCAGAGGGGTTGTTGGACGAGCCTGTTGCCCCCGATCCGCCACTGGAGGAGGGGCGGGGCGGCTCGGCCAGCGGGGCCACGTTGCGTGGCTGCAGCGCTGCATTGCTGGCGAACTGGCGGGCCTGGTCGGCATTGACGCGCAGGCCCTCAGCCTGGCTCACGGCTGCGGGGTTGGGTTGGGCCTTGGCGATGTCTTCGGCGCCCAGACCCCGGATACCCACGGTAGAGGTGGCCGTGGTGGTGGTGCCGCTGTTGCCGCCAAACAGGCTGCCCAGGCCGCGCATGCCGCTGGTGGCCGCATTGCCCGTGGCGGGCGCGGAGCCCGACTGGGGCCCGAGGTCGAACATGTGAACCCAGCCAGTGGCGCCTTGCGCAGTGCTGACCTTGGTCCAGGGGCCCTTGCGCTCGCTTGTGCGCGTGACCACGGCATTGGCCTCCAAGGGCGCCACGCTGGCGCCGCTTTCTGCGGGGGTGTCGCGCAGCTGGGTGGCGCGTTTGATCACGGCCGCTTCCTGCGCCTGTGCGGTGGTGGCAAACAGTGGCAGTAGGGCCATCGCGGCCGATGCCAGCCAAGGGGCCAGGGCTTTGCAGTGCAGCCGGTTCATGATGAAGCTCTCCCACTATGATTTGATGACGCGCACTTGTATCAGTGTGCAACCAGGAGATTGTTATGGATTTGGGTATTGCAGGCAAATGGGCGCTGGTGTGCGGCGCGAGCAAGGGGCTGGGTTATGGCTGCGCGCAGGCGCTCGTGCGAGAGGGTGTCAATGTGGTCATCAACGCCCGCAACGCAGAGGCGCTGCATCAGGCTGCTACTCGTTTGATAGCTGACGGTGCAAGCAACACCGGCACTAGGGGCCAAAATGGCGTCCAGCCGCAGGTGCTGGCAGTGGCGGCCGACATCACCACCCCAGAGGGACGCGCAGCGGTGTTCTCGGTGGCGGGCGGCCCGGGGCGGGACTTTGACATCGTGGTCACCAACGCAGGCGGCCCTCCCACCGGCGACTTCCGCGACTGGAACCGCGATGCCTGGATCAAGGCCGTGGACGCCAACATGCTGACTCCCATCGAGTTGATCCAGGCCACTGTGGATGGCATGGCTGCCCGTGGGTTTGGCCGCATCGTCAACATCACGTCGAGCGCCGTGAAGGCACCCATCGACATCCTGGGCCTGTCCAACGGCGCGCGCAGCGGTCTCACGGGGTTTGTGGCGGGCGTATCGCGCAGCAAGATTGCGGCGCGCGGGGTGACCATCAATAACCTGCTGCCCGGCAAGTTTGACACCGACCGCCTGGCCGCCACCGTGACGGCGGCGGCCAGCAAGGCGGGCAAGAGTGTTGAGGACTTGCGTGCTGCCCAGCAGGCGCAGATTCCGGCGGGACGCTATGGCACGGCCGAAGAATTTGGCGCCATCTGCGCCTTCCTGTGCAGCATGCAGGCAGGCTACATGACCGGCCAGAACGTGCTGGCCGACGGTGGTGCCTACCCTGGCACGTTCTGACGCCGGCCGGGCTGTGCGCTGCGCTGGCGCAGAGCCCCCGCAGGCCAGGGATGCACCCGTGGTGTTTTGCCGACAGCTTTACCGGCGCGCTGAATAATTGGTGGAATACTGCGGGCCAGCGCCCGCTACTGTCCGCCGCCATGTACCCTGCCCACACCCCCTTTCTGCTGCGCCTGAAACGCCACGCTGCACTGTTGTGCATGGCGCTGGGGGCATGGGGTGCCGCGCAGGCTGCCGATCCGGTCAACACGCCCGGCGCGGGTGCCACTGCGGCGGTTCCTTACCGCTTGCGCATCGTGGGGGGGCTGGCGGGCATCAGCCAGTACAACCGGCAGGAAGAGCCCTTCTGGACCAAAGAGCTGGCGCGCCTGAGCGCCGGGCGCTTCCAGGCCGAGATCGTGCCCTTTGACCGGGCGGGCGTGCCCGGCGCCGAAATGCTGCGGCTGTTGCAACTGGGCGTGGTGCCTTTTGGCACGACCCTCATGAGTTCGTTCACCGCGCAATACCCCGAATACACCGCGCCCGACCTGGCCGGGCTGAACCCCGACATCGCCACCCTCAAGACCACGCTGGCTGCGTTTCGTCCCTATCTCGAAAAAGCGCTGCGTGAACAACACGGCGTCGAGGCGCTGGCCATCTACGTGTACCCCGCGCAAGTAGTTTTCTGCAAGAAGCCGCTGCGTGCATTGGCCGAACTGACCGGCCGGCGCGTGCGTGTGTCGTCGGCCACCCAGGCCGATTTTGTGGGAGCCCTGGGCGGGGTGCCCGTGCTGACCAGCTTTGCGCAGATCGTGCCGAGCTTGACGGCGGGCAATACCGAATGTGCGATCACCGGCACCATGTCGGGCAACATGCTTGGCCTGCCCGCGCTCACCACCCACGTGCACACCCTGCCGGTCACCTGGGGGCTCGCTGTGTTCGGTGCCAACCAGGCCGCCTGGGCTGCGCTGCCGGCCGATCTGCGCACGCTGCTCAAGCGCGAGCTGCCCCGCCTGGAGGCCGCCATCTGGGCCGAATCCGAACGCGAAACCGCGGACGGCCTGGCTTGCAACCGGGGCGCGCCCACCTGCAGCGCCGGCACCAAGGGCAGCATGGTCGTGGTGTCCGCATCCTCCCAGGATGAGCGCAGCCGCCAGGAGATCCTTCAATCCACCGTGTTGCCGCGCTGGGTGCAGCGCTGCGGCGCCCGGTGCGCACAGGTCTGGAACCAGACCATCGGGCCGGCGCGTGGTCTGCAGGCAGCGCCTGCGAAATGACCGAGTCCGCTGCACCCTCGCGCATCAAGGCCTATGTCTGGGCGGGCGCCGCAGTGTTTGTGGCGGCTGTGGTGGTGGTGGCTGCCACCCTGGCATGGAACGCCCGCCAGGCCGCGCTGGCCGACAGCGAGGCGCAGGCCACGCGCTTCGTTGCAGGAGCAGAAGCCGCCCTCAACCGGTCGCTGCTGGCGGTGGATGTGCTGCTGGCCAGCATGGACGAGCTGCTCGGCCTGTCCCATGCCATGACCGCTTGGGTGGACCCCGAAACGGCCAGCCAGCGGCTGCGTGGGTCGGCCCGGCAGAACCTCATGGTGCGCTACGTGGCGGTGCTCGACGGCACAGGCAAGACCCTGGCATCGTCCGACCCGGCCGGCGGGGGCCTGCTGGTGCAGTTGCCCGCGGGTTTTCTGGAGGCCGTGCTCGAGCAACCGGTGTCCACCCTGATGGTCAGCGCGCCGGTGGTGAGCTTTGCCAGCTCCGAGCGGGTGCTGTACTTTGCGCGCCACCTGCGCATGGCCGACAGCTCGCGCGTGGTGGTGGTGGCCGAGCTGCCGGTGTCCGTGCTCAGCTCGGTGCTGGTGCAGGGCGTGGACATCAATGGCCTGCAGGTGACGCTGGAGCGAGCCAACGGGCTGCTGCTGCTCAGCGTGCCCAACCGCGAAGACGTGACCGCGCCCCTCCTCGCGCCGCCCATTGGTGACCTGGCGAACCAGGGCATGGCCTGGGAGGCCCCCGCACGCCTGACGGGCGAACCTTCGCTCGTGGTGTTCCGGCCCATCCTGTACCAAGACCTGCGCATCGCGGCCAGCATTCCGCTGAGCGCGGCGTTGGCCAACTGGCGCGACCAGCGCGACGCCATTGCGCTGACCACCTTGCTGTTCATTGCCATGATCTTGGCCGCAGGGGTGCTGGCACTGCGGTATGTGGACCGGATGTCGCAGGCCCGCCTGGCCATCGCGCAGTCCAAGGCCACGCTGGACCAGGCGCTGGAGTCCATGGTCAGCGGCTTCTTGCTGCTCGACAACCAGCAGCGCGTGGTGCAGTGGAACCTCCAGCTGGAGACCATTCTCCCGTGGCTGCGGGGCGTGATGAAGCCGCTGGTGCCGTTCAGGACGGTGCTGGAGGCCACGGTGGAGCACCATGTGCCCAGCCTGCAGGGCGACGAGCGCAAACGCTGGGTAAACCAGCGCCTGCAGCGGCAAAAGCACCAGTCCGAGCCACGCGAGCAGTCCTACGCCAACGGCAGCACCATCCAGATCACCGAACGCGCCACGCCCGATGGAGGGCTGGTTATCAGCTACCACGACGTGACCGCGTTGCGCAAGGCCAGCACCGAGATCGAGAGCCTGGCCTTCTACGACCCGTTGACCAACCTGCCCAACCGCCGCCTGCTGATGGACCGCATGCAGCAGGCCATCGCTGCCAGCGTGCGCAGCGGGCAGTACGGAGCCCTGCTGTTCCTGGACCTGGACCACTTCAAGACCCTGAACGACACGCGCGGCCACGAAGTGGGCGACATGCTGCTGCGCCAGGTGGCCCAACGCCTGAAGACCTGCGTGCGGCGCGAGGACACGGTGGCGCGGCTGGGGGGCGACGAATTCGTGGTCATGCTCAGCGACCTGTCGGTCCATCGCGACGAGGCTGCGGCCCAAGCGCGGCGGGTGGGCGAGAAGATCCTGCGCAAGCTCAACGTGCCCTACACCCTGGGCGGCAACGCACACCACAGCACGCCCAGCATCGGCGCCACGCTGATGGGCGGCTCCCTGCAATCGTCGGTGGACCTGCTCAAGGAGGCCGACATTGCGATGTACCAGGTCAAGTCGCAGGGGCGCAACGCGCTGTGCTTTTTTGACCCGCAGATGCAGATCGTCATCAGCATGCGGGCGCAGCTGGAGAGCGACCTGCAGATGGCGCTCACGGCGCGGCAGTTCGTGCTGCACTACCAGCCCCAGTTCCACCTGGACGGCCGTGTGGTGGGCGCTGAGGCCCTGATCCGCTGGCAGCACCCCGAGCGCGGGCTGGTCGCGCCCGGCGAATTCATTGGCGTGGCCGAAGAGAGCGAACTCATCGTGCCCATGGGGCACTGGGTGCTGCGCACGGCCTGCGAGCAGCTGGCTGCCTGGCAGGGGGACGAGCGCTACCGGCACCTGCAGGTGTCCGTCAACGTGAGTGCGCGGCAGTTTCGCCAGCGCGACTTCGTGGCCCGCGTGGTGGAGGTGCTGCGCGAGACCGGGGCGCGGCCCCATTTGCTCAAGCTCGAACTGACCGAGTCGCTGGTGCTGGACAATGTGGACGACACCATCGCCAAGATCGGCCTGCTCAAGACCAAGGGGGTGCGCTTCTCGGTAGACGACTTCGGCACCGGCTATTCATCGCTGGCCTACCTCACACGGCTGCCGCTGGACCAGCTCAAGATCGACCAGTCCTTTGTGCACAACCTGGGCGTGCGGCACACGGACGATGTGATCGTGCAGACCATCCTGGGCATGGCGCGCAACCTGGAGCTGGATGTGATTGCCGAAGGGGTGGAAACCGAGGCGCAGAAGGACTTCCTGGCCCGGCACGGCTGCGTGTACTTCCAGGGCTATCTGCTGGGGCGGCCCACCCCCGTGGCTGCGCTGGAGGCGCTGATGGAGTCCGCCGCCGCTGCACCCGTGCAGGGGTGAGCCAAGCACCCAGTTTGCTATATTTTGTATAGCAATAAAGACTCAGAATACCGGCACTACCGCCGGTTTTTTCGGAAATTGGCGCCGTCAGCGCCGCGATGACACCACGATGCCGCCCACGATCAATGCAAACGCGACACCGTGGAACGCCTGGGGTGTTTCACCCAGAAAAGCCGCCGACAGCAGCCCCGCGAACAGCGGCGTGAGGTTCACGAAAAAGCTGGCCAAGGCCGGCCCCGCGCGTTGCACCCCCACGCCCCAGAACCGGTAGGCCAGCACTGCCGGCCCCACGGCGATGAACGCCAGCGCGGCGACCAGCGGCCAGCCCCATGCGATGTGCGTGCGCCCGCTGGCCCATTCGGCCCCAGCAAAGCTGCCCGACCAAGCCAGCCCAAACACCATCTGCGCCATCAAGAACGCAGCCCAGTCGCCCCGGATGCTGGTGGGCTCGGTGGTGCGCGACAGCAGCCAGCTGTAGAACGCCCACGAGATGGTGGCCAGCAGCATGAACAGGTCGCCCGGCACCAGGCGGAACGCCAGCAGCTGCGACCACTCGCCCCGGCTGAGCACCAGCAGCACTCCGCACATCGACAGCAGTGCGCCCAGCACCTGGCGGCGGGTCACGGCGGCCCCGAAAAACAGCGCCCCCACGGCCAGCATCCAGACCGGCATGCTCGACCCCACCAGCGTCACGTTGATGGGTGTGGAGGTCTGCAGCGCCATGTACTGCAGCGCGTTGTAGGCCCCGATGCCCAGCAGCCCCAGGAGCGCATAGCGGCGCCAGTGGGGCCACAGGGGGCTGTCGGCGCGCAGCACGCCATGGGCCAGGGGCAGCAGGATGGCAAAGGCCAGGACCCAGCGGATGAAGTTCAGGGTGATGGGAGGAATCAGGTCATGGACCAGCCGCCCCACCACGGCGTTGCCAGCCCACAGCAAGGGCGGAATCACCAGCAGCACGGCCGTGCCGGGTGTGATTTTTTGAGTCATGGGGCTGCACTGTAACGGTGCGGGCGGGGCCCTGCTGCGCCCGGGGCAGAAGGCCCCTGCACGCACCGGTGCTGCATGGGCCGTCGGCAACCGCGCGCAATTCGTGGCAGGATGGCCGCCGTTGTGATTTCCCCCACCCCTTTTTTTGGAGACTGTCAGTCATGAGCCTTGCCGTCCAGATCCGCCAGCACGGTGGTCCCGAAGAACTCCACATCGTTGACGTCACCGTGGGCGAGCCCGGCCCCGGCGAGGTCCGCATTCGCCACCACGCCATCGGCCTGAACTTCATCGACGTGTACCACCGCACGGGCCTGTACCCGCTGAACATGCCCGCCACCATCGGCATGGAAGGTGCCGGCGTGATCGAGGCCGTGGGCGAAGGCGTCACGCACCTGAAGGTGGGCGACCGCGCCGCTTACGCCAGCAACCCGCCCGGCGCCTACTGCGAAGTGCGCGTGATGCCCGCCAAATGCGTATGCAAACTGCCCGATGCCATCAGCTTCGAGACCGGGGCCGCCATGATGCTCAAGGGCCTCACGGCGCAATACCTGCTCAAGAAAACCCGGCCCGTGGAAGGCCTGCAGCCCGGTGATCATGTGCTGTTCCATGCCGCCGCGGGCGGTGTGGGCCTCATCGCCAGCCAATGGGCCAAGGCGCTGGGCCTGCAGCTCATCGGCACGGCGGGGTCTGATGCCAAGTGCCAGCTGGCCCTGGCCAACGGTGCGGCGCACTCGATCAACTACAGCACCGAGGACTTCGCCGCGCGTGTGAAGGAGATCACCGGTGGCAAGGGTGTGAAGGTGGTGTACGACTCGGTGGGCAAGGACACCTGGGACAAGTCGCTCGAATGCCTGCGCCCCTTCGGTCTCATGGCCAGCTTTG of the Acidovorax sp. 107 genome contains:
- a CDS encoding DMT family transporter, which translates into the protein MTQKITPGTAVLLVIPPLLWAGNAVVGRLVHDLIPPITLNFIRWVLAFAILLPLAHGVLRADSPLWPHWRRYALLGLLGIGAYNALQYMALQTSTPINVTLVGSSMPVWMLAVGALFFGAAVTRRQVLGALLSMCGVLLVLSRGEWSQLLAFRLVPGDLFMLLATISWAFYSWLLSRTTEPTSIRGDWAAFLMAQMVFGLAWSGSFAGAEWASGRTHIAWGWPLVAALAFIAVGPAVLAYRFWGVGVQRAGPALASFFVNLTPLFAGLLSAAFLGETPQAFHGVAFALIVGGIVVSSRR
- a CDS encoding EAL domain-containing protein, coding for MTESAAPSRIKAYVWAGAAVFVAAVVVVAATLAWNARQAALADSEAQATRFVAGAEAALNRSLLAVDVLLASMDELLGLSHAMTAWVDPETASQRLRGSARQNLMVRYVAVLDGTGKTLASSDPAGGGLLVQLPAGFLEAVLEQPVSTLMVSAPVVSFASSERVLYFARHLRMADSSRVVVVAELPVSVLSSVLVQGVDINGLQVTLERANGLLLLSVPNREDVTAPLLAPPIGDLANQGMAWEAPARLTGEPSLVVFRPILYQDLRIAASIPLSAALANWRDQRDAIALTTLLFIAMILAAGVLALRYVDRMSQARLAIAQSKATLDQALESMVSGFLLLDNQQRVVQWNLQLETILPWLRGVMKPLVPFRTVLEATVEHHVPSLQGDERKRWVNQRLQRQKHQSEPREQSYANGSTIQITERATPDGGLVISYHDVTALRKASTEIESLAFYDPLTNLPNRRLLMDRMQQAIAASVRSGQYGALLFLDLDHFKTLNDTRGHEVGDMLLRQVAQRLKTCVRREDTVARLGGDEFVVMLSDLSVHRDEAAAQARRVGEKILRKLNVPYTLGGNAHHSTPSIGATLMGGSLQSSVDLLKEADIAMYQVKSQGRNALCFFDPQMQIVISMRAQLESDLQMALTARQFVLHYQPQFHLDGRVVGAEALIRWQHPERGLVAPGEFIGVAEESELIVPMGHWVLRTACEQLAAWQGDERYRHLQVSVNVSARQFRQRDFVARVVEVLRETGARPHLLKLELTESLVLDNVDDTIAKIGLLKTKGVRFSVDDFGTGYSSLAYLTRLPLDQLKIDQSFVHNLGVRHTDDVIVQTILGMARNLELDVIAEGVETEAQKDFLARHGCVYFQGYLLGRPTPVAALEALMESAAAAPVQG
- a CDS encoding TRAP transporter substrate-binding protein, with amino-acid sequence MALGAWGAAQAADPVNTPGAGATAAVPYRLRIVGGLAGISQYNRQEEPFWTKELARLSAGRFQAEIVPFDRAGVPGAEMLRLLQLGVVPFGTTLMSSFTAQYPEYTAPDLAGLNPDIATLKTTLAAFRPYLEKALREQHGVEALAIYVYPAQVVFCKKPLRALAELTGRRVRVSSATQADFVGALGGVPVLTSFAQIVPSLTAGNTECAITGTMSGNMLGLPALTTHVHTLPVTWGLAVFGANQAAWAALPADLRTLLKRELPRLEAAIWAESERETADGLACNRGAPTCSAGTKGSMVVVSASSQDERSRQEILQSTVLPRWVQRCGARCAQVWNQTIGPARGLQAAPAK
- a CDS encoding SDR family oxidoreductase — translated: MDLGIAGKWALVCGASKGLGYGCAQALVREGVNVVINARNAEALHQAATRLIADGASNTGTRGQNGVQPQVLAVAADITTPEGRAAVFSVAGGPGRDFDIVVTNAGGPPTGDFRDWNRDAWIKAVDANMLTPIELIQATVDGMAARGFGRIVNITSSAVKAPIDILGLSNGARSGLTGFVAGVSRSKIAARGVTINNLLPGKFDTDRLAATVTAAASKAGKSVEDLRAAQQAQIPAGRYGTAEEFGAICAFLCSMQAGYMTGQNVLADGGAYPGTF